A single Pecten maximus unplaced genomic scaffold, xPecMax1.1, whole genome shotgun sequence DNA region contains:
- the LOC117320565 gene encoding uncharacterized protein KIAA1958 homolog — MTVNDENSEIVLNPEPAPSQAPVPLPVYDENSHVPRPVRLVEIPDEYDGTLMEIVQEIERNENELQSVETTKSVRPPTQSASVVPRPPSPSQKADPVVHDPVEQSKQFVELNMEDVEAFIEGQANKNTMKKTLQDVKLVKQFLALKGEEREMNEIPVGELDMLLANFLLSVRKKDGQNYEPSSLRGIISSVDRKLCRQKYGHKIMNGDANEFALTRDALKAKQKVLKKEGKGNRAKKSEPITDTEIQILYEKKLLGPSTPESLLNTVWLNNSLHFGLRGMQEHYNLKWGDVQLKSASDGTEYLELNERQTKTLTGENLCDVRQVSPKMFATNDTDCDPINIYKRYAAHRPMDYSNSDDPFYISTRTIPLSNTKSDKWFIQQRIEEKKLGSLMKTMAQKGNLDKDKKLTNHSARKHLVQKLRDANVPPTDIMQISGHKNVQSIINYSSISETQQRSYSNMLATHRETGNPVNLNPSSEMNFTHVPSVHNASSTSSITQANSQLNSIFYGATLHINNLNIYTSNPM; from the coding sequence ATGACGGTAAATGATGAAAACTCTGAAATTGTACTGAACCCAGAACCAGCCCCGTCTCAAGCCCCTGTGCCCCTTCCTGTGTACGATGAAAATTCTCATGTGCCTAGACCCGTACGATTAGTTGAAATTCCGGATGAATACGATGGAACATTAATGGAAATAGTACAAGAGATAGAGAGAAATGAAAATGAGCTACAAAGTGTAGAAACGACAAAATCCGTCCGTCCCCCCACTCAGTCTGCGTCTGTCGTGCCACGACCCCCCTCCCCATCCCAGAAGGCTGATCCGGTAGTACATGATCCCGTTGAACAAAGTAAACAATTTGTTGAGTTAAACATGGAGGACGTAGAAGCTTTTATTGAAGGGCAAGCAAATAAAAACACCATGAAAAAAACGTTACAAGACGTGAAACTAGTTAAGCAATTTCTGGCTTTGAAGGGAGAGGAAAGGGAAATGAATGAAATACCCGTAGGAGAATTGGACATGTTGTTGGCTAATTTTTTGTTGTCTGTCCGTAAAAAGGACGGCCAGAATTACGAACCAAGTAGTTTGAGGGGAATAATTTCAAGCGTTGACCGGAAACTTTGTAGACAAAAATATGGTCACAAAATAATGAACGGTGATGCAAACGAGTTCGCGTTGACAAGAGATGCCCTCAAGGCAAAACAAAAAGTGCTGAAAAAGGAAGGAAAGGGGAACAGGGCAAAAAAATCGGAACCGATCACCGATACGGAAATACAAATtctttatgaaaaaaaactaCTTGGACCATCTACTCCCGAATCGCTTCTCAATACAGTCTGGTTAAACAATTCGTTACATTTCGGCCTGAGGGGAATGCAGGAACACTATAACTTGAAATGGGGGGACGTGCAATTGAAATCTGCCTCAGATGGTACAGAATACCTCGAACTTAACGAAAGACAAACTAAAACTCTCACTGGAGAGAATTTGTGTGACGTCAGACAGGTATCGCCTAAAATGTTCGCTACTAACGACACAGATTGTGACCCCATCAACATCTATAAACGCTATGCAGCGCATCGGCCCATGGACTACAGCAATAGTGATGACCCCTTCTACATAAGTACAAGGACAATTCCACTAAGCAACACAAAGAGTGACAAATGGTTTATCCAACAACGAAtcgaagaaaaaaaacttggaTCCCTGATGAAAACAATGGCACAAAAAGGAAACTTGGACAAGGACAAAAAACTTACTAATCATAGCGCGAGGAAACACCTGGTTCAGAAACTACGTGATGCCAATGTACCCCCAACCGATATTATGCAAATTAGTGGACATAAAAACGTACagtcaattatcaattatagtTCCATTTCCGAAACACAACAAAGAAGTTACTCAAACATGTTAGCCACTCACCGTGAAACAGGAAATCCCGTTAATTTAAATCCGTCCAGCGAAATGAATTTTACACATGTTCCATCCGTGCACAATGCCAGCAGCACTAGCTCTATTACACAGGCGAATTCTCAATTAAACTCCATATTTTATGGTGCAACACTTCATATCAACAACCTGAATATCTATACCAGTAATCCAATGTAA